In one window of Ficedula albicollis isolate OC2 chromosome 4 unlocalized genomic scaffold, FicAlb1.5 N00150, whole genome shotgun sequence DNA:
- the FGB gene encoding fibrinogen beta chain isoform X1: MKLLLLFLLCVSSVQSQGSLDYDDEDESPVIGVRGHRPVDKRREMAPTLRPVAPPISGAGYRPRPPKRGKTEDKKERIVYPDAGGCKHGQEELGVLCPTGCELRTTLLKQEKTVKTVINDLKAKVATLSESSSTFYEYVTVLEDKLVKRQKQKKDNDNLLSQFNTEVELQYSYIKDNLDNNIPSSLRVLRAVVDSLHKKIQKLENAIATQVDYCRSPCAVSCNIPVVSGKECEDIIRKGGETSEMYLIQPDPFAKPYRVYCDMETDNGGWTLIQNRQDGSVNFGRVWDQYKKGFGNVAKSGGKNYCDTPGEYWLGNDKISQLTKIGPTEVLIEMEDWNGDKVSAHYGGFTIQNEGNKYQLSVSNYKGTAGNALMEGASQLHGENRTMTIHNGMYFSTYDRDNDGWLTLDARKQCSKQDGGGWWYNRCHSANPNGRYYWGGTYSWDMAKHGTDDGVVWMNWKGSWYSMKKISMKIRPYFPQ; this comes from the exons ATGAAActgctcctgctgttcctgctctgtgtttcctCTGTTCAATCCCAGGGCTCTCTTGACTATGACGATGAG GATGAGAGCCCTGTGATTGGTGTTCGGGGCCACCGGCCCGTGGACAAAAGGCGTGAGATGGCACCCACGCTCCGACCTGTGGCACCTCCCATCAGTGGGGCCGGATACAGGCCCCGGCCACCGAAGCGGGGGAAGACGGAGGACAAGAAGGAACGGATAGTCTATCCTGATGCTGGAGGCTGCAAGCatggccaggaggagctg gGAGTGCTATGTCCAACTGGATGTGAACTGCGAACTACACtgttaaaacaggaaaaaactgtaaaaacagTTATTAATGATTTAAAAGCTAAAGTGGCCACACTTTCAGAGAGCTCCTCAACTTTCTACGAATATGTGACCGTTCTAGAAGATAAATTggtaaaaaggcaaaaacaaaaaaaag aCAATGATAACTTACTTTCTCAGTTCAACACAGAAGTGGAATTGCAGTACAGTTACATAAAGGATAATCTGGACAATAACATCCCATCCAGCCTCAGGGTCCTTCGTGCAGTTGTGGATTCTTTACataaaaagatacaaaaactggaaaatgccATTGCAACCCAGGTGGACTACTGTCGTTCCCCATGTGCTGTTTCCTGTAATATTCCTGTGGTTTCAGGCAAAG AATGTGAGGATATCATCAGAAAGGGAGGCGAGACATCCGAAATGTACCTCATCCAGCCAGATCCTTTTGCCAAGCCATACAGAGTATACTGTGACATGGAAACAGATAATGGAG GCTGGACTTTGATTCAGAACCGCCAGGATGGCAGTGTTAATTTCGGAAGAGTATGGGATCAATATAAAAAAGGATTTGGAAATGTTGCCAAGAGTGGAGGGAAGAACTACTGCGATACACCAG GTGAATATTGGCTTGGAAATGACAAGATCAGCCAGCTTACCAAAATAGGGCCCACTGAAGTTTTAATTGAAATGGAGGACTGGAATGGTGATAAAGTATCTGCTCATTATGGAGGTTTCACCATACAGAATGAAGGAAACAAGTATCAGCTTTCAGTTAGTAATTACAAAGGCACTGCAGGCAACGCGCTGATGGAAGGAGCATCCCAATTGCATGGAGAAAACAGGACAATGACAATTCACAATGGCATGTACTTCAGTACTTATGACAGAGACAATGATGGATG GTTAACTTTGGATGCAAGAAAACAGTGCTCCAAACAAGATGGTGGTGGATGGTGGTACAACCGCTGCCACTCAGCCAACCCCAATGGCAGATACTACTGGGGAGGGACCTACAGCTGGGACATGGCAAAACATGGGACAGATGATGGTGTTGTATGGATGAACTGGAAAGGGTCGTGGTATTCAATGAAGAAGATCAGCATGAAAATCCGACCATACTTTCCACAGTAG
- the FGB gene encoding fibrinogen beta chain isoform X2 produces the protein MKLLLLFLLCVSSVQSQGSLDYDDEDESPVIGVRGHRPVDKRREMAPTLRPVAPPISGAGYRPRPPKRGKTEDKKERIVYPDAGGCKHGQEELGVLCPTGCELRTTLLKQEKTVKTVINDLKAKVATLSESSSTFYEYVTVLEDKLVKRQKQKKDNDNLLSQFNTEVELQYSYIKDNLDNNIPSSLRVLRAVVDSLHKKIQKLENAIATQVDYCRSPCAVSCNIPVVSGKECEDIIRKGGETSEMYLIQPDPFAKPYRVYCDMETDNGGWTLIQNRQDGSVNFGRVWDQYKKGFGNVAKSGGKNYCDTPGEYWLGNDKISQLTKIGPTEVLIEMEDWNGDKVSAHYGGFTIQNEGNKYQLSVSNYKGTAGNALMEGASQLHGENRTMTIHNGMYFSTYDRDNDGWLTLDARKQCSKQDGGGWWYNRCHSANPNGRYYWGGTYSWDMAKHGTDDGVVWMNWKGSWYSMKKISMKIRPYFPQ, from the exons ATGAAActgctcctgctgttcctgctctgtgtttcctCTGTTCAATCCCAGGGCTCTCTTGACTATGACGATGAG GATGAGAGCCCTGTGATTGGTGTTCGGGGCCACCGGCCCGTGGACAAAAGGCGTGAGATGGCACCCACGCTCCGACCTGTGGCACCTCCCATCAGTGGGGCCGGATACAGGCCCCGGCCACCGAAGCGGGGGAAGACGGAGGACAAGAAGGAACGGATAGTCTATCCTGATGCTGGAGGCTGCAAGCatggccaggaggagctg gGAGTGCTATGTCCAACTGGATGTGAACTGCGAACTACACtgttaaaacaggaaaaaactgtaaaaacagTTATTAATGATTTAAAAGCTAAAGTGGCCACACTTTCAGAGAGCTCCTCAACTTTCTACGAATATGTGACCGTTCTAGAAGATAAATTggtaaaaaggcaaaaacaaaaaaaag aCAATGATAACTTACTTTCTCAGTTCAACACAGAAGTGGAATTGCAGTACAGTTACATAAAGGATAATCTGGACAATAACATCCCATCCAGCCTCAGGGTCCTTCGTGCAGTTGTGGATTCTTTACataaaaagatacaaaaactggaaaatgccATTGCAACCCAGGTGGACTACTGTCGTTCCCCATGTGCTGTTTCCTGTAATATTCCTGTGGTTTCAGGCAAAG AATGTGAGGATATCATCAGAAAGGGAGGCGAGACATCCGAAATGTACCTCATCCAGCCAGATCCTTTTGCCAAGCCATACAGAGTATACTGTGACATGGAAACAGATAATGGAG GCTGGACTTTGATTCAGAACCGCCAGGATGGCAGTGTTAATTTCGGAAGAGTATGGGATCAATATAAAAAAGGATTTGGAAATGTTGCCAAGAGTGGAGGGAAGAACTACTGCGATACACCAG GTGAATATTGGCTTGGAAATGACAAGATCAGCCAGCTTACCAAAATAGGGCCCACTGAAGTTTTAATTGAAATGGAGGACTGGAATGGTGATAAAGTATCTGCTCATTATGGAGGTTTCACCATACAGAATGAAGGAAACAAGTATCAGCTTTCAGTTAGTAATTACAAAGGCACTGCAGGCAACGCGCTGATGGAAGGAGCATCCCAATTGCATGGAGAAAACAGGACAATGACAATTCACAATGGCATGTACTTCAGTACTTATGACAGAGACAATGATGGATG GTTAACTTTGGATGCAAGAAAACAGTGCTCCAAACAAGATGGTGGTGGATGGTGGTACAACCGCTGCCACTCAGCCAACCCCAATGGCAGATACTACTGGGGAGGGACCTACAGCTGGGACATGGCAAAACATGGGACAGATGATGGTGTTGTATGGATGAACTGGAAAGGGTCGTG GTATTCAATGAAGAAGATCAGCATGAAAATCCGACCATACTTTCCACAGTAG